Below is a window of Nicotiana tabacum cultivar K326 chromosome 19, ASM71507v2, whole genome shotgun sequence DNA.
TCCATTGGCAGCAACAGGTGTTTCAACATCTGTGAGACAGGTGAAGCTGGATAAAGAATGTGAGCTCCGAATTGAAACCAGCCTTGACTCGCCCCTCCGTCTCCGACTCCTCACTGGAACAGCTGAGATTTTTGGGACTGAAATCCCTCCTGAGATCTGGCTTACCATCCCTCCAAGACTCAAATTTGCTGTATGATATTATTTCTATCATCTATGCAATCAAATGAATGTGTGCCCTTGAATGATTGCCTAACTGTTTGACACTTGTGAATATCTGTCGCTGGATGTATCTGATACATGCCTCAAGTTTCATGACTGTGTGTATCTTTGAAgtttgtctcatttttgttttggTTAATATATCTTTTGGACATGAGTATCAATTTAGATTATGTTTGATCAAAAGAACTGCTTGCCGAAATACAAGGATATGAAAAATTCTTTCTAGATTTACAAGGATTAGAAAGAGGCTAGCTTGATGGAGTAGTTTCCACAACGTGGGAGCTATATATTATTGCATTCAACATGATCCTCTTTTGCCTTCTGGGTACTCATTCATTTGCAGGGATTATTTTTTCACCCCTAGGTTTTGATCTAGGTAAGAACGCAACGTGTGGTGTGTAGGTTAGGCATACGTCACGGATTCGAACCCTGCCACGAAcaaaagcctggtatttaagtggagaagggtagagtgGTGGACCTATTATCCACTGAGTTTTAAACCGTGCGCTACTGATCCCTCGGGGATTTCTCGGTTATTAAAGAACCTGCTATAAAAGGACAGGAGAAGGTACATAAAACGTCTTTGCTAAAGTACTGGACATGTTCAAATTAAAGTCAGTTGATTGAAATAGAGATGCTGGATTAAAAAAATTAGTGGGCTTTGCTTGGGAGTTCCTTTTGATGGATAGAACAGAAGAAGGGGTTTTGCAGAAGGAAACACTCTATTCCTAGTTATTGTTGTCTGGAAATTTTGGCTTGTTGTGGGAATGGTTTTGCAATCAGATTTGGGTTGAAGTTCTGAGCCCACTGCAACATCTAAAGAAACTTTTTTGTTTTTTCGAAAAATGCTAAGCTGTACTGTTGTTAGGAAGCACTAGGTGCTGAGACTAtgatcaaatattttattttacccCAAAAAGGCAAAAATGCATTTACATCTGCTGTGGTTCTTTAATTTGATGTCTGTTAAAGTGAACCAAACTCTTTCCTAGCCAAAAATAAGAATACGAATCACCTATCTGGATATCTTGCTCAAGATTTTGCATCTTGCGAGTATATctgttcccttttttttttttttttaaacatgtTCGAGTTGTAAAAGCTAGGTTTTTACTTGGTATGGAGCGACAATCGAGATGGATGGTCCCACTGAAACTGATTATACAGCAGATGAGGTGTGGCCTTTCTCCCTAGCCATCTGTACTTTTTGTATTGTTTCTGCATTTTTGTATTTGAAGTGGTTTTGTTGAATTGAACTTCACTAAACCGAATGACTAATTGCGTTGTAATTTCTTTTTCTAGACGCCGATGATAAGTTATATAAATGTTCATGCTGTACTTGATGGACGAAGAAATCGTGCCAAAGCTTCACCTAGTGATTCTGACACTTCTCAGGTATCATTTTTGGTTATTATTCAGCAAAGGATAAAAGTCAAAGAATTTAAAAggttcatttttctttcttaatcATTTACTCTTCTGCTTATGGGGCATTCGGAAACCAACTTCTTTCTCTGATTTTTGCAAAATCACTGTTAAGTTTTGTACCATGAGAAGATGTTTACAGTTGTAGGAGTgagagggagggagggaggggaAATCCTAGGCGGAGGGAGGGGAAGTGCTGGGCACCCGTGATAAAGATAACTCACTGCATGACACGAAGGTGGTATTATCAAGTTAAAGAATGAGGAAGCTCTATGAAAGCCAATTTAAGTCAATTGAGGCTTTAAACTCAAAGCGTGAGTCTTAATGAGAAAGGGaaagatataaaaatatatgtagTTAAAATAGAATGTAATAAAAAACCCAAACAACAATTAGATagacaacaaaattgaaaaaataaataaatacaattaGGTAAAATAAATATAGTTTAGTGTGGTTGTCCTCCAGACAGAGCCCATGGGCAATGAGATGAGATGCACGGCTTAGCACCTTGGTGCCTATATTGAAGAGCCGCTTAAGTGCCACAAAGCGCAGAACCTATTTCGCACCTAGCTTCAGGTCTCAAGCGCACATCAAGTGGGCCTTTGACAACACTGCTCCTTGCTTGACCATCCACGAGGCATTGTAGGAACAAAATCAAGCGGCTAAATAGAAGATATCTAATAGAAAGGGAAGAAACCATATAGTATACTTTGTCATGCTATTTGCTTCTGATCTTCTACTATGCTGCTTTTGATACTGTAAACTTATGTGTTTAGGTCATGAGAGAGAACGACTTTAGGTAAAAAAAATTCACATTGCAAGTCTATAGAGGCAATTGAAATGCGGTGGTGCTCGGCCACTCTCAGGTTATGTAGGTCAGCCTTTAGGAGATCATGGAAGTTCTTGTTGATCCGCTTTGTTTAATGTTGCGATTCCTTAAGATACATTAGTTTCTGTCATGATAATGCACGGAATCCAAATTGGAGAGGTTACAAGAATAAGAGGTAATATGTGAATGGTAGAAGCCTGCTTCTATGTAAGATGACACTTCATCCTTATCAGAAAACAAAAGATGATATTTCAATTGGGATGATAGGAAGAGGAAATGGTGATTCTTAGGGTGCTCTTGCGGAGTGTATATTATCCTAGTTATTGATATAAGTTGAGGATTTCTCTGCTAATCTAATTCTTAGCTCCTTTCTGTTATTTAACCATTGGACATATTCTTTATCAGAATTACATGTGTTTCATCGACAAGTTTTAACATACTTGATTTGGCCAGGGCCCGAGGGTAGTCGTTGTGGGACCTACAGATTCTGGCAAGAGTACTTTATCAAGGATGCTTCTTAGTTGGGCAGCAAAACAGGGATGGAAACCTACTTTTGTGGATTTGGACATTGGTCAAGGATCGATAACTATTCCAGGATGTGTTGCTGCTACGCCAATTGAGTTGCCTATTGATCCAGTTGAAGGAATTCCACTTGAAATGCCTATGGTCTACTTCTTTGGTCATGTGACTCCTAGGTAGAAACCTTGTACCATGACATAGTGTTATTTTGACCTCGTCCCTTGTACAAGATAAAGTTTGTATGAAGAAAACTTGCTTTAGCACTTGCACTTTGCTTTTAGCATATTTACTAACTAGCAGACACCACTTCTCTATTTGACAGTGCCAACATAGATCACTACAAGGTACTCGTCAAGGAGCTAGCTCAGACTCTGGAGAAGCAATTTTCTGGCAATGCTGAATCTCGAGCTTCAGGCATGGTAATAAATACAATGGGATGGATAGAGGGAGTTGGTTATGAGGTATTTAAGCTCTATtccttttttttgtgtgtgtaaaAGACAGCCAGGGTAGCATTTAGAGTGTTGTGGTCACCATTTCGTCTTCTTCTGCAGTTGCTACTCCATGCGATTGATACATTCAGTGCCACAGTTATTCTTGTCTTGGGTCAGGTATGTTCTCTACTGACAGTGAAGTTCATTTTATATGATTAATTTTGCACACGAAGGAATTTGATATGTATGCCATGGGGTTAAATATCAAGGGAAACTCGAGTGCTGTGAACGAAGGGACAAGAATTCAAAACCGCAAAGATATATTCTACACTTAcctaataaaagaagaaagagttACTAATTAGGCATATTAACATTTTGAAAGCTAATATTCATGTAAGTCTTCCAAAGAGAGCACTAGTTTGCCTTGAGCTGATATCTTTTCGCCATTATTTGTAGTATTGATCAAAATGTCAACACCTGAGGTCTCTTTATTGGTTGAAATTTCTACTCTCCAGTAGGCAGTTGTCTAGGAAGTACTTCACCTGGGAGCATGTTACTTCAACTAGTCTTCGTTCTCCTAGAACGAATCTCTTAGTTGTTCAGAAGGTTAGAAGAAAATGATGTACAGTGCTTAAACTTACAAGAAACCAGATTGAAAGTAGTGATTGGTGTTTCTCTTTTAATGAAGAATAATACACATACTTGGAACTTCTTATATCTCATCGTCTGATCTTCACCCATTTACATGCTTCAGTATTGTTACTAGGAGTAAGCAATGTAGCCTTTCTTTGATAATCAGATACTTGATTAAACCAAGCCTCTGAAATTTCAGAATTTCCCTAACTGTGTCGAAATTGTCTATGAAATGAGGTACTAAACTTGAATAAGAAGCTTTGCAGTTAATAAAGCatttaattttgataattccGCACTTCCGTTTTAGCCTTATGTTATTTGGCTTTTGATCGTTCTACTTGTCAGTACAGTTTTTCTCCCTGGTCATCTTTGGATTCAAATACTAGGCAacacccccccacccccacccccacccccacccccctgGTAACCAATAAACTTTCCAAATTTCTGCAAGTTCTGATCTTTGTTGCATTTAGATTTCTACAATTTCATCATTTTGTATCAATAGCCGTCTAAGGAGCAAAGGAAATATTTCTGATACGGCTCATTTTTTTAGAACTGTGCGAGAGTACTCCCTTTCCCATAGCTATCCTTACAAAAGAAAAGGTTGCTGTTGTTATCATAGATTAGCAAAGAAAGTATTTTGTTTCTGATAATTGTTTCATCATTTACTTAATTTAGAAATTGTATTGGTTGGTTTCAAACTTACAACTAATAATTATGGTCCATCAAGAACTCCTTTAAAGACAATTAGCCCCTGCATAACTTACACGTGATTCAGAAATTGTTTACTAGATAAACTTCTGTTTGCGAGACAAAGTCGTGCTCTAGAATATTCGTCAGTTTGTGCCACTACTATTTTCTTGGAACATTAGATGTGATAGCTGATTTCTCTTAGACAGTAGACAACTGACAAATAGGCAAGCTCAGTACAAAATTTGCTTCAAATATTATGGACAAAATTAGTATAATTACTACTACACTTATTTATATCTGCCATATGGGTTATGAGTAAGAGAAGTAGAATGATTTTACTGAAACTGGCAAAGGTTATCTGTTCACATACTCTCTTCTCGAGCCTGTTTAATCGAGGATTAGTGTAAAAGTTTAGGACCTGAGTTGAATGAACTAACAAAATAGTGTATGATATTTATGAAGGATTGAGCAGAATTCCAATTCACCAGGGGATTAAAATCAATGCAGCCGTTGGACATTAAGTAGGACATGTAAGCTATGAGCTCAGTGCAGGGGAGTTTTGTGGGGTTGAAGCTCTTTAGTCCAGAAGATTCTCTTGGTTTCTTTTCCGTTCAGTTTAAGAAATGTTGAAAGTGAGTACTGTGGTATTCTCTTTCTGGAAAAGTATCGGAGAAGATAAATGCAACACAGTATGTCATTTGGGGTAATCCCTGGACATTCTGTGGTTTCCTAGGATAAATGAAAATAACTGCACCCGTAAGATATACTCTCTAATACTAAAGTACATGAGACCTCCTCCTCTAACCGATGCCCTTCCACCCACCTACGGCTTCTCAGTTCTCCCTCCCCAAAATGGCAAAGCTATTGCCTAAATTTCATTATAATCACTATCGAGTTGTTGTGCATTGCTTGGCCAGTCCCACATATGTTAAAGCCATTTTCTTGAGTGGGTGTTTTATCAGAGGGGTAGAAGAGGAAAGTATATCAGGAAACATTTGAAAATGGACCAAATAATACAGATATCAAAAGGAAATAGAGAGTGAAAGTAtggaaagttgaaattttggtgTTGCCAAACTATTCTTGTTAGACATTAATTAAGCTTGAGAACTGGTTTCCAGCAATTACTCGTTTGTAGAGCTGTTTTCTACAGTGTAAGAGTTGATCTTGTTTCTATTATATGGTCGCACTCTGGACAGGAAAAACTTTGTAGCATGCTAAAAGATGTATTGAAGAATCGGCCTAATGTGGATGTGGTGAAACTTCAAAAGTCTGGTGGTGTTGTATCAAGGAATGCAAAAGTACGCCAGAAAGCAAGGGGCTACAGAATAAGGGTACAGATTTCTTTATTGATTAATAATAGAGAGAGTTCGGAGTCAGTCACACTCACAGTTCATGCACTGGAACATGAACACTTGCTCTAGGGGAGTGTGGTCCTCTTAGTTTTCACCTTATCCTTGTAATGCAAAACTAAACATTTTTTTGTCTTTGCTTCCCCTACCAGGAGTACTTTTATGGCCCTTCAAATGACCTCTCACCACATTCTAATGTAGTAAACTTCGGTGACTTGTTCATCTACCGAATTGGGGGTGGACCACAGGCTCCACGCTCAGCTTTACCTATTGGTGCAGAGCCTGCTGCAGATCCTACAAGATTGGTTCCTGTTAGTATCAACCGGGACTTGCTTCATTTGGTTCTTGCCGTCTCGTATGCCGATGAACCAGATCAAATAATTTCCAGGTAAGGCTGAGTTCGTTTTTCTATCGTCATTCTTATGCTCAGTGATATTTGATTATTCTGTTTTAGCTAAAAGAGTTTAAGGTTATGAGGTTCGTTTTTAGAATTACTGCTCTCAATTTGTGAGTCCTAGCTGTAAAAGAAACCCCTGTTTATTATTAAAAAGCTTAAATAACACAAGTTTGACATAACAGTGAGCCTCAGTTTCATCCATTAGTGACGTAGcctggaaatttggcatttttctcTTTAGTCTTTTTGGCTCCTGTAACAATTGTAGTATCGTGATCTAAAATTTGTAAAATTCACTAGCGAGGTAACTACTATTTCATTTCCTTCACTGTTTCTTACAAAATATATTTCTGCTATTGAAGCATCTACCTTATCGAGTATTATGCTGTTCATCGGAATTATGCAAAGTGGTGTTTATTCCTGCCATCTCATTCCCTCCTTCCCCAGGAAAAACTGTTTTTGTATCTCATATACTTCCTTCTTTTCTTCCCATTACAGTAATGTTGCCGGATTCATCTATGTCACAGACGTTGACATGCATAGGTGTGAACTCGAACTCTTCTCTTATTAGACAGTCACTTTTGCTATGCTGAGTGCAAAGTATGATCTTTATCTTTGATTATCTCCCATTTTCAGGAAAAAGATAACATATCTTGCACCATGTGCTGGGGAACTTCCGAGCAAATACCTAATCGTGGGAACCTTAACATGGATTGAAAACTGAATTATACAAATGCAGTAGCCAGTGGTTTTTTTCGGCCTCTGAATTATACTAAGCTTTTGGTAATGTAGAAATGCAATAGGCTTTTCTGTGATGACTGTATAATACTACGACTGTACCATAGGTGTGAGGCTTTATGG
It encodes the following:
- the LOC107788639 gene encoding protein CLP1 homolog isoform X1, translated to MAYGGTNVNPLAATGVSTSVRQVKLDKECELRIETSLDSPLRLRLLTGTAEIFGTEIPPEIWLTIPPRLKFAVFTWYGATIEMDGPTETDYTADETPMISYINVHAVLDGRRNRAKASPSDSDTSQGPRVVVVGPTDSGKSTLSRMLLSWAAKQGWKPTFVDLDIGQGSITIPGCVAATPIELPIDPVEGIPLEMPMVYFFGHVTPSANIDHYKVLVKELAQTLEKQFSGNAESRASGMVINTMGWIEGVGYELLLHAIDTFSATVILVLGQEKLCSMLKDVLKNRPNVDVVKLQKSGGVVSRNAKVRQKARGYRIREYFYGPSNDLSPHSNVVNFGDLFIYRIGGGPQAPRSALPIGAEPAADPTRLVPVSINRDLLHLVLAVSYADEPDQIISSNVAGFIYVTDVDMHRKKITYLAPCAGELPSKYLIVGTLTWIEN
- the LOC107788639 gene encoding protein CLP1 homolog isoform X2 produces the protein MAYGGTNVNPLAATGVSTSVRQVKLDKECELRIETSLDSPLRLRLLTGTAEIFGTEIPPEIWLTIPPRLKFATPMISYINVHAVLDGRRNRAKASPSDSDTSQGPRVVVVGPTDSGKSTLSRMLLSWAAKQGWKPTFVDLDIGQGSITIPGCVAATPIELPIDPVEGIPLEMPMVYFFGHVTPSANIDHYKVLVKELAQTLEKQFSGNAESRASGMVINTMGWIEGVGYELLLHAIDTFSATVILVLGQEKLCSMLKDVLKNRPNVDVVKLQKSGGVVSRNAKVRQKARGYRIREYFYGPSNDLSPHSNVVNFGDLFIYRIGGGPQAPRSALPIGAEPAADPTRLVPVSINRDLLHLVLAVSYADEPDQIISSNVAGFIYVTDVDMHRKKITYLAPCAGELPSKYLIVGTLTWIEN